In the genome of Bradyrhizobium sp. CIAT3101, one region contains:
- a CDS encoding amidohydrolase family protein — protein sequence MPTYLPFDPNPRRPVKAPPPKTVDSQFHVLGPIDKYPERPGAAYRMPTATWEAALRVHKTLGIERGIIVQTTTYGADHSVVLDGLAAMGPNYRGCANALVFAEANDAYLAKLHDAGVRGARFSFRQELGAVLSDADFARAIARIRELGWYVKIQPEKDGIVSSVAKYENLDVPVLIDHMARPVPSNGKDDPNLRKMLELLAKGNFWVMLSLGEKTSQAGPPYDDVIPIARTYIEAAIDRCVWASDWPHPVSVKQPPNDADLLELMYRYAPDQAELEKILVHNPAKLFGFPD from the coding sequence ATGCCGACCTATCTGCCGTTCGATCCGAACCCGCGCCGCCCCGTCAAGGCGCCGCCGCCGAAGACCGTCGACAGCCAGTTTCACGTGCTCGGTCCCATCGACAAATATCCGGAGCGCCCGGGCGCGGCCTATCGGATGCCGACCGCGACCTGGGAGGCGGCGCTGCGCGTGCACAAGACGCTCGGCATCGAGCGCGGCATCATCGTGCAGACCACGACATACGGCGCGGACCATTCGGTCGTGCTCGACGGCCTTGCAGCCATGGGCCCGAACTATCGCGGCTGTGCCAACGCGCTGGTGTTCGCGGAGGCGAACGATGCCTATCTCGCGAAGCTGCATGATGCGGGCGTCCGCGGCGCGCGCTTCAGTTTCCGGCAGGAGCTCGGCGCGGTGCTGTCGGACGCCGATTTCGCTCGCGCGATTGCGCGCATCCGCGAGCTCGGATGGTACGTCAAAATCCAGCCGGAGAAGGACGGCATCGTCTCCAGCGTGGCCAAATACGAAAATCTCGACGTGCCCGTGCTGATCGACCACATGGCGCGGCCGGTGCCCTCGAATGGCAAGGACGATCCGAACCTGCGCAAGATGCTGGAGCTGCTCGCGAAGGGCAATTTCTGGGTCATGCTCTCGCTCGGCGAGAAGACCTCGCAAGCCGGCCCTCCCTACGATGACGTGATCCCGATCGCGCGCACCTATATCGAAGCCGCCATCGACCGCTGCGTCTGGGCCAGCGACTGGCCGCATCCGGTCTCGGTGAAGCAACCGCCGAACGATGCCGATCTGCTCGAACTGATGTATCGCTACGCGCCGGACCAGGCCGAGCTGGAGAAGATCCTCGTGCACAATCCGGCGAAGCTGTTCGGGTTTCCGGATTAG
- a CDS encoding methyl-accepting chemotaxis protein: protein MPALKDLFSLRSIGAKLALMTVVGAICMALVASTVLWIARNQLVTERIEKAHAAVDIVWNLADGYYKAYKAGQMTEEEAKKRFLEANNYVWYEDHSNYAYIYDYETGLCVSNPGIPQFVGKDMRPNKDANGMLFAVALMDIAKKGQGSLRYSFRRSGSDPTPLDKVAFTRGFAPWNLMIGSAEYMSEVDNSFWSMVQTASMVIAVLMLISIMIAWAVGRSVVKPLTSLKERMASLSKGQLDAPVAHADRRDEIGEMARTVQVFRDAMIETNRMREEQVVAEKRQVETRKVDMNKLADQFEREVGEIIELVSVAAGQLETSSTTLSKTADTVSQVSNRASTASGEASANVHSVAAASEELASSIGEISRQVETSARIAGEAVSQAQKTDSRISELSQAASRIGDVVDLIQTIAGQTNLLALNATIEAARAGEAGRGFAVVASEVKSLAEQTAKATDEISQQINDIQSATRDSVAAIKEIGATIGKISEISAAITTSVEQQGAATQEISRNVQRAAAGTSQVETSIADVQRGASETGGASAQVQSAAQSLANESTRLKRGVASFMNSIRAA, encoded by the coding sequence ATGCCGGCTCTCAAGGACCTGTTTTCGCTGCGCTCGATCGGCGCCAAGCTCGCCCTCATGACCGTGGTCGGTGCGATCTGCATGGCGCTTGTCGCCTCTACCGTGCTGTGGATCGCGCGCAACCAGCTCGTCACCGAGCGCATCGAAAAGGCGCATGCCGCCGTCGACATCGTCTGGAATTTGGCCGACGGCTATTACAAGGCCTACAAGGCCGGCCAGATGACCGAGGAGGAGGCCAAGAAGCGCTTCCTCGAAGCCAATAATTACGTCTGGTACGAAGACCACAGCAACTACGCCTACATCTACGACTACGAGACCGGGTTGTGCGTCTCCAATCCCGGCATCCCGCAATTCGTCGGCAAGGACATGCGTCCGAACAAGGACGCCAACGGCATGCTGTTCGCGGTCGCGCTGATGGACATCGCGAAGAAGGGCCAGGGCTCCTTGCGCTATTCCTTCCGCCGCAGCGGCAGTGATCCCACCCCGCTCGACAAGGTCGCCTTCACGCGCGGTTTCGCGCCGTGGAACCTGATGATCGGCTCGGCCGAATACATGTCGGAGGTCGACAATTCGTTCTGGTCGATGGTGCAGACGGCCTCGATGGTCATCGCCGTCCTGATGCTGATCTCGATCATGATCGCCTGGGCCGTTGGCCGCAGCGTGGTGAAGCCGTTGACCAGCCTGAAGGAACGCATGGCCTCGCTCAGCAAGGGCCAGCTCGACGCGCCGGTCGCGCATGCCGATCGCCGCGACGAGATCGGCGAGATGGCCCGCACCGTGCAGGTGTTCCGCGACGCCATGATCGAGACCAACCGCATGCGCGAAGAGCAGGTGGTGGCCGAGAAGCGTCAGGTCGAGACCCGCAAGGTCGACATGAACAAGCTCGCCGATCAGTTCGAGCGCGAGGTCGGCGAGATCATCGAGCTGGTCTCGGTCGCCGCCGGTCAGCTCGAGACGTCGTCGACGACGCTGTCCAAGACCGCCGACACCGTTTCGCAAGTCTCGAACCGCGCCTCCACGGCGTCGGGCGAGGCGTCGGCGAACGTGCATTCGGTCGCTGCCGCGAGCGAGGAGCTCGCCTCCTCCATCGGCGAAATCTCCCGCCAGGTCGAGACCTCGGCCAGGATTGCGGGCGAAGCCGTCAGTCAGGCGCAGAAGACCGATAGCCGCATCAGCGAGCTGTCGCAGGCTGCGAGCCGGATCGGCGACGTCGTCGATCTGATCCAGACCATCGCCGGCCAGACCAATCTGCTGGCGCTGAACGCGACCATCGAGGCCGCGCGTGCGGGCGAAGCCGGCCGCGGTTTTGCCGTGGTCGCCTCCGAGGTGAAATCGCTCGCCGAGCAGACCGCAAAGGCAACCGACGAGATCAGCCAGCAGATCAACGACATCCAGTCGGCGACGCGGGATTCGGTCGCGGCGATCAAGGAGATTGGCGCGACCATCGGCAAGATCTCGGAGATTTCGGCCGCGATCACGACCTCGGTCGAACAGCAGGGGGCGGCGACGCAGGAGATTTCCCGCAACGTGCAGCGCGCCGCCGCGGGCACCTCGCAGGTCGAGACCAGCATCGCCGACGTCCAGCGCGGCGCCTCCGAGACCGGCGGTGCCTCCGCCCAGGTGCAGTCGGCTGCGCAATCGCTCGCCAATGAAAGCACCCGCCTCAAGCGCGGCGTCGCCAGCTTCATGAATTCGATCAGGGCGGCGTAA
- a CDS encoding luciferase-like monooxygenase, giving the protein MIPFSVLDLAPIKQGSDATQAFRNSLDLAQHAEKWGFKRFWLAEHHNMTGIASAATSVVIGHVAGGTRTIRVGSGGVMLPNHSPLVIAEQFGTLESLYPGRIDLGLGRAPGTDQFTARAMRRDLATASENFPHDVLELQALLGDVQPNQAIRAVPGMGTKVPLWILGSSMFGAQLAAMLGLPFAFASHFAPQMMMPALREYRARFEPSAQLEKPYAMVGVNVFAADSNGEAQRMFTSLQQQFINLRRGTPGQLPPPVDDMDALWSPAEKAGVAQSLAISAVGTPAMVEEKLKALIADTAADELMTTGQIYDHTARLRSFEIAAEVRDRLAERTAA; this is encoded by the coding sequence ATGATCCCCTTCTCCGTGCTCGACCTCGCTCCCATCAAGCAGGGTTCCGACGCCACGCAAGCCTTTCGCAATTCGCTCGACCTCGCCCAGCATGCGGAGAAATGGGGCTTCAAGCGGTTCTGGCTGGCCGAGCACCACAACATGACGGGGATCGCGAGTGCGGCAACATCCGTGGTGATCGGGCATGTCGCGGGCGGAACCAGGACGATCCGCGTCGGCTCGGGCGGCGTGATGCTGCCGAACCATTCGCCGCTGGTGATCGCCGAGCAGTTCGGCACGCTGGAGTCGCTCTATCCGGGGCGGATCGATCTCGGCCTCGGGCGTGCGCCTGGTACGGACCAGTTCACGGCGCGGGCGATGCGGCGCGATCTTGCGACTGCCTCGGAGAACTTTCCGCATGACGTGCTGGAATTGCAGGCGCTGCTCGGCGACGTGCAGCCGAACCAGGCGATCCGCGCCGTGCCCGGCATGGGGACGAAGGTGCCGCTGTGGATCCTCGGCTCCAGCATGTTCGGCGCGCAGCTTGCGGCCATGCTCGGGCTGCCCTTCGCCTTCGCCTCGCACTTCGCGCCACAGATGATGATGCCGGCGTTGCGCGAGTACCGCGCGCGCTTCGAGCCTTCGGCGCAATTGGAAAAACCCTATGCAATGGTCGGTGTCAACGTGTTCGCCGCCGACAGCAACGGCGAGGCGCAACGCATGTTCACCTCGCTGCAGCAGCAGTTCATCAATCTGCGCCGCGGCACGCCCGGCCAGCTGCCGCCGCCGGTCGATGACATGGACGCGCTGTGGTCGCCGGCCGAGAAGGCCGGCGTCGCGCAGTCGCTGGCGATCTCCGCGGTCGGCACGCCGGCGATGGTCGAAGAAAAGCTGAAGGCGCTGATCGCCGACACCGCGGCCGACGAGCTGATGACCACGGGCCAGATCTACGATCACACCGCGCGGCTGCGCTCGTTCGAGATTGCGGCCGAGGTGCGGGATCGGCTGGCGGAACGGACGGCGGCGTGA
- a CDS encoding Twin-arginine translocation pathway signal, producing the protein MTIVVLSRRNLLAAGGSVLATGVLTAGVSGLLLPARADGLAPTESMTGGANNYRKGAAIVDRIGKGGFWMSGTVRRAGDGAPLAGQRIQIWAHTVEGQEHEPQSHGATLTDKDGAFRLEMPQIIPIFGQPHGHLAYDSGEFKTVFLRPIMRSAKDTSLEAHFVLQPA; encoded by the coding sequence ATGACCATCGTCGTACTCAGCCGCCGCAACCTCCTCGCGGCCGGCGGTTCCGTCCTCGCAACCGGCGTTTTGACAGCCGGAGTGTCCGGCCTCCTGTTGCCTGCCCGTGCGGACGGCCTCGCACCCACCGAATCGATGACGGGCGGCGCGAACAATTACCGCAAGGGCGCGGCGATCGTGGATCGCATCGGCAAAGGTGGCTTCTGGATGAGCGGCACCGTGCGCCGTGCCGGCGACGGAGCGCCGCTGGCCGGTCAGCGCATCCAGATCTGGGCGCACACGGTCGAAGGCCAGGAGCACGAGCCGCAGAGTCACGGCGCCACGCTCACCGACAAGGATGGCGCGTTCCGGCTCGAGATGCCGCAGATCATTCCGATCTTCGGCCAGCCGCACGGCCACCTCGCCTATGACAGCGGTGAGTTCAAGACCGTCTTTCTGCGGCCGATCATGCGGAGCGCCAAGGACACCAGCCTCGAGGCGCATTTCGTGCTTCAGCCGGCCTGA
- a CDS encoding ferric reductase-like transmembrane domain-containing protein, with translation MKGWRSARVPLIWAALAVAIGVPIALAATSEQLAWRGPVYILAGFAGIVALALVLVQPLLIGGYLPGLSAYRGRRAHHWIGGALALAVVIHVAGLWITSPPDMIDALTFSSPTPFSPFGVVAMWAIFAVALLASLRRRLGLRLRTWRILHLPLAIVIVIAGIVHCLLIEGTMETISKAALCALVLAATVKVMADLWRKRTLRGESAVRQ, from the coding sequence ATGAAGGGGTGGAGATCGGCCCGGGTGCCACTGATCTGGGCCGCCCTTGCCGTGGCCATCGGCGTGCCGATCGCGCTCGCAGCGACAAGCGAACAGCTCGCATGGCGCGGCCCGGTCTACATCCTCGCTGGATTCGCAGGCATCGTTGCCCTCGCTCTGGTGCTGGTTCAGCCGCTGCTGATCGGCGGATATCTGCCGGGCCTGTCGGCCTATCGCGGACGGCGTGCGCATCACTGGATCGGCGGCGCACTTGCTCTGGCGGTGGTGATCCATGTCGCCGGCCTCTGGATCACCAGCCCGCCCGACATGATCGACGCGCTCACCTTCTCGTCGCCGACGCCGTTCTCCCCCTTCGGCGTGGTCGCGATGTGGGCCATCTTCGCCGTCGCGTTGTTGGCATCATTGCGTCGGCGGTTGGGATTGCGGCTGCGCACCTGGCGCATCCTCCATCTGCCACTCGCGATCGTCATCGTGATCGCAGGCATCGTCCATTGCCTGCTGATCGAGGGGACGATGGAGACCATCTCGAAGGCGGCGTTGTGTGCACTTGTGCTCGCGGCAACCGTGAAAGTCATGGCTGATCTCTGGCGGAAGCGGACGCTGCGTGGCGAGAGCGCCGTGCGGCAGTGA
- a CDS encoding cyclic nucleotide-binding domain-containing protein, whose amino-acid sequence MTVSAPDLKAFLLATPFFGGLSDASLDLLISMLVECRFDAGATVVAEGEPGRSMFIVKSGRLAVTKRTNSGHVVPISALEPGDFFGEMTLIEMQNRSATVVAESPTVLYELTAQKLYACYKADIHAYVIVLQNINRELCRRLRRSDDRFAGHQMGEDN is encoded by the coding sequence ATGACCGTCAGTGCTCCCGATCTGAAAGCATTCCTGCTCGCGACGCCGTTCTTCGGCGGTCTGTCGGACGCGAGCCTCGACCTCCTGATCTCGATGCTGGTCGAATGCCGCTTTGATGCCGGCGCAACCGTCGTGGCGGAAGGCGAGCCGGGACGCTCGATGTTCATCGTCAAATCCGGCCGCCTGGCGGTGACCAAGCGGACGAACTCAGGGCACGTCGTCCCGATTTCCGCTCTGGAGCCCGGCGACTTCTTCGGTGAAATGACGCTGATCGAAATGCAAAACCGCTCCGCCACGGTGGTCGCGGAGTCGCCGACGGTGCTCTACGAGCTGACGGCTCAAAAACTCTACGCCTGCTACAAGGCCGACATCCACGCCTACGTGATCGTCCTGCAGAACATCAATCGCGAGCTGTGCCGCCGGCTACGCCGCTCGGATGACCGGTTCGCGGGGCATCAGATGGGCGAAGACAATTGA
- a CDS encoding dienelactone hydrolase family protein, with the protein MKRPDGFRYALPILRGLSEPACHGSQNVRSGVITRLILTILATFEIQTVASAGDLVKFDNAPVIMGQIQQQRARERGETPANTPDAIEGYLSRPEGPGPFPAVVYLHGCAGLLEKTRTRMAELFTGWSYVSLSVDSFTTRDIEHACDAQTVVRQGVLLARQRDALGALSYLAKLPYVDPKRIAVVGSSQGGIVSLQLASPRSVDYFAVPDGLKFRAAVAYYPLCALAADRLTIPAAILIGDLDDWSPTRDCELWMERRAGKGARVKLMIYPGAYHAFDAPDLNEGMRLFGHWLKYDANAASRSVQDMHDFLATELNE; encoded by the coding sequence GTGAAGAGGCCTGATGGGTTTCGCTACGCTCTACCCATCCTACGCGGGCTCAGCGAGCCGGCGTGCCACGGGAGCCAAAACGTGCGTAGTGGGGTTATCACACGTCTCATCCTGACGATTCTCGCGACGTTCGAGATTCAAACCGTCGCTTCGGCGGGGGATCTGGTGAAGTTCGACAATGCGCCCGTCATCATGGGGCAAATCCAGCAGCAGCGGGCGCGCGAGCGCGGCGAAACGCCGGCCAACACGCCCGATGCGATCGAAGGCTACCTCTCCAGACCTGAGGGACCCGGCCCCTTCCCTGCGGTCGTCTATCTCCACGGCTGCGCCGGACTGCTGGAAAAGACCCGCACGCGGATGGCCGAGCTGTTCACAGGCTGGAGCTACGTCTCGCTCAGCGTTGACAGCTTTACGACCCGCGACATCGAACACGCCTGTGATGCGCAGACGGTTGTCCGGCAGGGCGTGTTGCTTGCCCGGCAAAGGGACGCGCTGGGCGCACTGAGCTATCTTGCGAAGCTCCCTTACGTCGATCCGAAGCGGATTGCTGTCGTTGGATCATCGCAGGGCGGCATCGTCTCGCTGCAATTGGCCTCGCCCCGCTCGGTCGATTATTTTGCCGTTCCGGATGGGCTGAAGTTCAGGGCCGCCGTGGCCTACTACCCCCTATGCGCCCTGGCCGCCGACCGGTTGACGATTCCAGCAGCAATCCTGATCGGCGACCTCGACGACTGGAGCCCGACCAGGGATTGTGAACTCTGGATGGAACGGCGCGCGGGTAAGGGGGCGCGCGTCAAGCTGATGATCTATCCCGGAGCCTATCACGCCTTCGATGCCCCCGACCTCAACGAGGGAATGCGGCTGTTCGGCCACTGGCTCAAATACGATGCCAACGCTGCATCGCGCTCAGTCCAGGACATGCACGACTTCCTTGCGACCGAACTGAACGAATAG
- a CDS encoding cyclic nucleotide-binding domain-containing thioredoxin-disulfide reductase: MGHDDLHQADRDAMMSRFTRPEQTFPALSPAEIERMRHFGEVRTYKDGELLFETGKPGPGMFVVLKGHVAITQRDGLGHVAPLINQGPGQFLAELSQLSGRPALVDGRAEGDVETLLLPPERLRALLVAEAELGERIMRALILRRVNLLQAGVGGIVLIGPSHSVGVVRLQGFLTRNGQPHHLLDPERDRDAAEVIARYSPKPEDWPLVVTSDGAVLRNPGETELARAIGMIGGPRNDRIYDVAIVGCGPAGLATAVYAASEGLSVAVLDTRAFGGQAGASARIENYLGFPTGISGQALTARAFNQAQKFGADIMIPVTVQSLDCSRKDGAFAVALDGSDPLRSRAVVVASGARYRRPDIANLDKFEGRGVWYWASPVEAKLCAGEEVALVGAGNSAGQAAVFLSGHAKKVLMIIRGGGLGASMSRYLIERIEATPNIELLFNTEITALEGDEASLLRRIRWKSRLSDDEETADIKNLFLFVGADPATGWLDGCGVTLDRGGFVVTGAQSELNQGKLVAPLETSVPGVYAVGDVRSGSVKRVGGAIGEGAQVVASLHGYLGDAAKPAL; the protein is encoded by the coding sequence ATGGGGCACGACGATCTACATCAAGCCGATCGCGACGCGATGATGTCGCGGTTCACCCGCCCCGAGCAGACGTTTCCCGCGCTGTCGCCCGCCGAGATCGAGCGCATGCGGCATTTCGGCGAGGTCCGCACCTACAAGGACGGCGAGCTACTGTTCGAGACCGGCAAGCCCGGTCCGGGCATGTTCGTCGTGCTGAAGGGCCACGTCGCCATCACCCAGCGCGACGGGCTCGGTCATGTCGCGCCGCTGATCAACCAGGGGCCGGGGCAATTTCTGGCCGAGCTCAGCCAGCTCTCCGGCCGTCCGGCGCTGGTCGACGGCCGCGCCGAAGGCGATGTCGAGACGCTGCTGCTGCCGCCGGAGCGCCTGCGCGCGCTGCTGGTGGCCGAAGCCGAGCTCGGCGAACGCATCATGCGTGCGCTGATCCTGCGCCGGGTCAATCTGCTCCAGGCCGGCGTCGGCGGCATCGTGCTGATCGGTCCGTCGCATTCGGTCGGCGTGGTCCGCCTGCAGGGCTTTCTCACCCGCAACGGCCAGCCGCATCATCTGCTCGATCCCGAGCGCGACCGCGACGCCGCGGAGGTGATCGCGCGCTATTCGCCAAAGCCCGAGGACTGGCCGCTGGTCGTCACGTCCGACGGCGCAGTGCTGCGCAATCCCGGTGAGACCGAGCTTGCGCGCGCGATCGGCATGATCGGCGGCCCGCGCAATGACCGCATCTACGACGTCGCGATCGTCGGCTGCGGACCGGCGGGGCTCGCGACCGCCGTGTATGCGGCCTCCGAAGGCTTGTCGGTCGCCGTGCTCGACACCCGTGCCTTCGGCGGCCAGGCCGGCGCCAGCGCGCGCATCGAAAACTACCTGGGCTTTCCGACCGGCATTTCCGGGCAGGCACTGACCGCGCGCGCGTTCAACCAGGCGCAGAAGTTCGGTGCCGACATCATGATTCCCGTCACGGTGCAGTCGCTCGACTGCTCGCGCAAGGATGGCGCGTTTGCGGTCGCGCTCGACGGCAGCGATCCCCTGCGCTCGCGCGCGGTGGTGGTCGCGAGCGGTGCGCGCTATCGCCGGCCTGATATCGCAAACCTCGACAAGTTCGAGGGCCGGGGCGTTTGGTACTGGGCCTCTCCGGTCGAGGCGAAGCTGTGCGCCGGCGAAGAGGTTGCGCTGGTCGGCGCCGGCAATTCGGCCGGGCAGGCGGCCGTGTTCCTGTCGGGACACGCCAAGAAGGTGCTCATGATCATTCGCGGCGGCGGCCTGGGCGCCAGCATGTCGCGCTATCTCATTGAACGCATCGAGGCGACGCCGAACATCGAGCTGCTGTTCAACACCGAGATCACGGCGCTCGAAGGCGACGAGGCCTCGCTGCTGCGGCGGATCCGCTGGAAGAGCCGGCTGTCTGATGATGAGGAAACCGCCGACATCAAGAATCTCTTTCTGTTCGTCGGCGCCGATCCCGCCACCGGCTGGCTCGACGGCTGCGGCGTGACGCTCGATCGCGGCGGCTTCGTCGTCACGGGCGCGCAGTCCGAGCTGAACCAGGGCAAGCTGGTGGCGCCGCTGGAGACCTCCGTGCCCGGCGTCTACGCCGTCGGCGACGTCCGCTCCGGCTCGGTCAAGCGCGTCGGCGGCGCCATCGGCGAAGGCGCGCAGGTCGTAGCCTCCCTGCACGGCTATCTCGGCGACGCCGCAAAACCGGCGCTTTAG
- a CDS encoding EthD family reductase codes for MAELVVLYKTPKDAAAFDKHYAETHIPLAKKLPGLKKYAVSTGAVGSPAGPSGVHLVAILSFDSVGDIQKAFGSEAGKAAAGDVPKFASGGADLLIFDTKEV; via the coding sequence ATGGCCGAACTCGTCGTGCTCTACAAGACGCCCAAGGACGCTGCCGCCTTCGACAAGCATTATGCCGAGACCCACATTCCGCTCGCCAAGAAACTTCCCGGCCTGAAGAAATACGCCGTGAGCACGGGTGCGGTCGGCTCGCCCGCCGGACCGTCAGGCGTTCACCTCGTCGCCATTCTCAGCTTCGACAGCGTGGGCGATATCCAGAAGGCATTCGGCAGCGAAGCGGGCAAGGCGGCCGCAGGCGACGTGCCGAAATTCGCCAGCGGCGGTGCCGACCTCCTGATCTTCGACACCAAGGAAGTGTGA
- a CDS encoding alpha/beta hydrolase — MPTITTKDGVEIFFKDWGSGQPIVFSHGWPLSADDWDAQMMFFVTRGYRVVAHDRRGHGRSAQVADGHDMDHYADDLAAVTAHLDLKNAIHVGHSTGGGEVVHYIARHGESRVAKAAILSAVPPLMVKTEANPGGLPKDVFDGFQTALAAGRSAFYRDVAAGPFYGYNRPGAKPSEAVIQNWWRQGMMGGAKAHYDGIVAFSQTDFTEDLKKINVPVLVMHGDDDQIVPYADSAPLSAKLLKNGTLKTYKGFPHGMPTTHAETINADLLAFFKG; from the coding sequence ATGCCCACCATCACCACCAAGGACGGCGTCGAGATCTTTTTCAAGGATTGGGGCTCGGGCCAGCCGATCGTGTTCAGCCATGGCTGGCCGCTGTCAGCCGACGACTGGGACGCGCAGATGATGTTCTTCGTCACCCGCGGCTATCGCGTCGTCGCCCATGACCGCCGCGGGCACGGCCGCTCGGCCCAGGTCGCCGACGGTCACGACATGGATCATTATGCCGACGATCTCGCGGCGGTGACCGCGCATCTCGACCTCAAGAACGCCATCCATGTCGGCCATTCCACCGGCGGCGGCGAGGTCGTGCACTACATCGCGCGCCACGGCGAGTCTCGCGTGGCGAAGGCCGCGATCCTCTCCGCGGTGCCGCCGCTGATGGTGAAGACCGAGGCCAATCCCGGCGGTCTGCCCAAGGATGTGTTCGACGGCTTTCAGACGGCGCTCGCCGCCGGCCGCTCGGCGTTCTACCGCGACGTCGCCGCCGGACCCTTCTATGGCTACAACCGTCCCGGTGCAAAACCGTCGGAGGCGGTGATCCAGAACTGGTGGCGCCAGGGCATGATGGGCGGCGCGAAGGCGCATTACGACGGCATCGTCGCGTTCTCGCAGACTGATTTCACGGAGGATCTGAAGAAGATCAACGTGCCGGTGCTGGTGATGCACGGCGACGACGACCAGATCGTGCCTTACGCCGATTCCGCGCCGCTGTCGGCCAAGCTGCTCAAGAACGGCACGCTGAAAACCTACAAGGGCTTTCCGCACGGCATGCCGACCACGCACGCCGAAACCATCAACGCGGACCTGCTGGCGTTCTTCAAGGGCTGA
- a CDS encoding TetR/AcrR family transcriptional regulator has product MKASKPAAKRHKPLNAGEKSPPAAGLRQRKQQETRERLKRAAMALFLERGFEATTIDDIAEAADMSRRSFFHYFASKEDVVAAWQEDAAAALVAEILARPAEESMLTAAENAIAAAMKRIDPTEAAAMSRLKRDNPALQARDQLKYEKLERALAEGLAQRSGRKSDRLRARLVAMIATGAMRVGGESWLSQGPRDKPEAFVKRTFDAIRTILA; this is encoded by the coding sequence TTGAAGGCTTCGAAGCCCGCCGCGAAACGCCACAAGCCGTTGAACGCCGGAGAGAAATCTCCGCCGGCCGCCGGCCTGCGCCAGCGCAAGCAGCAGGAAACCCGCGAGCGGCTGAAGCGCGCGGCGATGGCCCTGTTCCTGGAGCGCGGCTTCGAGGCCACCACGATCGACGACATCGCCGAAGCGGCCGACATGTCGCGGCGGAGCTTTTTTCATTATTTCGCGTCGAAGGAGGACGTGGTCGCCGCCTGGCAGGAGGATGCGGCAGCGGCGCTTGTCGCCGAAATCCTGGCGCGGCCCGCGGAGGAATCCATGCTGACGGCGGCGGAGAATGCGATCGCTGCGGCGATGAAGCGGATCGATCCCACCGAGGCGGCGGCGATGTCGCGGCTCAAGCGCGACAATCCCGCGCTGCAGGCCCGCGATCAGCTCAAATACGAAAAACTCGAGCGCGCGCTGGCGGAGGGGCTTGCGCAACGCTCGGGCCGCAAGTCGGACCGCTTGAGGGCACGTCTCGTCGCCATGATCGCCACCGGCGCGATGCGCGTCGGCGGCGAGAGCTGGCTCAGCCAAGGCCCGCGCGACAAGCCGGAGGCTTTCGTCAAGCGGACCTTCGATGCGATCAGAACGATCCTGGCGTGA